DNA from SAR324 cluster bacterium:
AAAAAATGATCGCCTTCTCCCTTGTCACGATTGAACCCGCCGATCCCCAGACACAGTGTTTCTGAAAGCGGCTTGACCTCGTCATACAGCAAATTGCGGATGAAACCCGGCAATTGGGAACTTTCATAATGCAGTCCAACCACCATCGCGGAACGCCAGCGTGACGGATGAATCTCAGAACGAAATTTTCCCACCTGTGCAGGTGGTTTGAAAATGAGCCGCCAAGAACGCCAAGAACACGAATAAAAAGGTTTTTTATATAAATGAAGTCCTCCGTGAAACCCTGATTTTCAAGTTTTCTGGTGCATATTCGCTTTTTTACTTTGTGTTCTTCGTGTACTTAGTGGCTAAAAAATATCTGCACAGGTCGAAAAAATTGTGAAATGAAAAAGGCACCACTATTGCTTTCTATGAGCATTTCTGGCATATCACCTATAAATGTATCTGTTTTGATTACTCCTCTGGTTGTTCGTCATGGAATTATCACCAACAAATAGCGCCGACGTAATTCAAAAGTACGTGACCTTTAACGTAGGTTCTGAACTTTTTGGTGTTCGCATTGAAATTGTACAGCAAATCATTCGCCCCCCGCAAATCACCGCCATTCCCAGAACCCCCGGATTTTTTCTGGGTGTTCTGAATCTGCGGGGCGAAACGATCTCCACGATTGATTTAAGGGTCCGTTTCAGCATGGGCAAAGCGGTGAAATCCGCTGAAACTCGTGTGATTATTGTGGACTACAGACATTCAAGACTGGGGTTGCTGGTTGACCGTATGGGTTCTGTGCTCAATATCAACAACAACCAGATCCGCACCCCCTCGCCCTTCATTGAAAAAAACACACTGGAATATCTCTCCGGAACCGTTCAGATTGATGCCAAAAAGTCCTTGCTGTTGCTGGATGCGGACCGCTTGATGGCGCCTGAGGATTTTCGTTTAGGCGAAGTGATCATTCGTTCGGATAAAACAGGTCAAGGCGGGGAACTGGTCGTGGCGGAGCCTGAACAGGTTTTGATCGGATTCAAACTGGCAGACGAATATTATCTGATGGAAATCAATATTGTGGAAGAAATCATACGATCGCCAACAGCCATCTCTGAAGTTCCGCAACACACCAGGGCGCTCGAAGGGGTATTCCATCTCCGTGACCAGATCATTCCACTGCTCAGACTGACCAAACGATTCGGACTTCCCGACCAACCTGATGGGCCCAATACCGCGGTGCTCGTGGTGAACGTGCTTGGCGTCAAAATTGGTTTGATTGTAGATGCCATCACCGGAGTCAAGCGACTCAGGGAATCCAATATTGAACCACTGCCCAAAAATGTGGAGGCCTCCCGTTCCAGACATTTGAAAGGTGTGTTTCAATCAAAAGACAATGGTCAGCATTTTGTGTATCTGGTCACAATTCTTGAGAAAATTTTTCTGGAAGATGAACTGGAACGCCTGGGCGATTTTCAGGATGCCCACATGCAGGAAATGCTGGAATCTGCCAAACCTGTGGCTGAAATCATGTCACTTTTGCGGTTCAAGGTCGGTGGCGAAATCTATGCGATCCGGATTCTTCAGGTGAATCAGATCACCAACATGCAGACCGTTTGCTCGGTGCCCATGACGCCGGATTATATCAAAGGCGTGATGAATGTCCGTGGAGAAATCATCACGGTCCTCGACTTGTCGACCATGTTTGGCAGTACGGAAATGTTTTCCAGTAAAAAAGCAAAAATCATTGTTGTGGATATCGGCGAACGTAAGGTCGGACTTCAGGTGGAAGAGGTCATCGGAATCGTATTTCTCCCACGCAATATTTTTGATATTCCTGAAAATTGGGGCGAACGGGGAGAGCATCGCCTCGTCGAAGCGATTGGACGTGAAGAGTCAGGTGACGTCACTGTCCTGCTTGATCTGGACGCAACCTTGAAACAGGCCACTGAGTTTGGTCAGCATTTCAAAAAAACTGAGAGTGAAATGAGCATGGCCTAAGCTGTTCATTCCACTCCAATCCGCGTATTTCCGCAAAACCTACCCAAGGTTCCCGAATTTCAGTGGGAACCTCTTGCGTCTACTTGTTAAAATCCAGAATAAATGTTTCCAGTTTTCGGATATCCTCAGTAAAAATCCTGATACCTTCTGCCAGTTTTTCAGTGGACATCGCATCATCATTCAACATCCAGCGAAAACGTTTTTCATCCATTTCAATCCGTTTCAGGTCACTCTTCTTTGCTATTGCAGGGCTTAGTTTTCTTGGAATGGTTTCGGTTTCAGTGTTCAATATTTTCAACAACTGTGGACTGATGGTCAGTCGATCGCATCCGGCCAGTTGCTCAATCTGTCCATGATTCCGGAAACTGGCACCCATCACAATGGTCTGGTGATCAAATTTTTTATAATAATTATAGATGTTGGTGACAGATTGAACTCCCGGATCTTCCTCAGCGGCAAAATCGGAGCGTCCGGTTGTTTTTTTGTACCAGTCCAGGATACGTCCGACAAAAGGGGAAATCAAAAACACACAGGC
Protein-coding regions in this window:
- a CDS encoding chemotaxis protein CheW — its product is MTFNVGSELFGVRIEIVQQIIRPPQITAIPRTPGFFLGVLNLRGETISTIDLRVRFSMGKAVKSAETRVIIVDYRHSRLGLLVDRMGSVLNINNNQIRTPSPFIEKNTLEYLSGTVQIDAKKSLLLLDADRLMAPEDFRLGEVIIRSDKTGQGGELVVAEPEQVLIGFKLADEYYLMEINIVEEIIRSPTAISEVPQHTRALEGVFHLRDQIIPLLRLTKRFGLPDQPDGPNTAVLVVNVLGVKIGLIVDAITGVKRLRESNIEPLPKNVEASRSRHLKGVFQSKDNGQHFVYLVTILEKIFLEDELERLGDFQDAHMQEMLESAKPVAEIMSLLRFKVGGEIYAIRILQVNQITNMQTVCSVPMTPDYIKGVMNVRGEIITVLDLSTMFGSTEMFSSKKAKIIVVDIGERKVGLQVEEVIGIVFLPRNIFDIPENWGERGEHRLVEAIGREESGDVTVLLDLDATLKQATEFGQHFKKTESEMSMA